From one Rosa rugosa chromosome 4, drRosRugo1.1, whole genome shotgun sequence genomic stretch:
- the LOC133745990 gene encoding kinesin-like protein KIN-4C: MMKKANRRSKQTADASAAADDCENRVRQLEIENKAFQKEVEELRYKLANVSSTSGVENSAQKLRENYLQKLTFLEDQVTVLTRKLDAQSQLSTQRRRGDESAKPFQFEIQRLKAQKVQMQCKMKLESVQFRLHKALLDKEVLQLKKESRKNKHEMHKLLASNQRLKTVLRRKTEEASVATKQLRRLLESRKALLLKRGGKNGNNTATQLVQEIDHEAEVTEQLNDLCAIYERQIEEMVEEAEKLKDEVEALQQEKSRCSCQEKEVDSFEKDLDITDLKAQVVSLSSMVEQLRLHKAELDHGKSQGVRSQHTASVGSSYKLVEDISPSASENSTVGTSKTAAPVCCSCTKNSLCKTMKCKCRSKGGSCGASCGCAASKCSNRKAVPIKSSDSPLSEIANGVLNSSNTSETVKSSIEASEGAMLLQSALVQKPAKPLTEIGNILVSTNAAKPGPRKKGRKPAIQLVTVDPISSVPVNMEGNNK, encoded by the exons ATGATGAAGAAGGCCAACCGCCGCTCCAAGCAGACCGCCGACGCGTCCGCCGCCGCCGACGATTGCGAGAACCGAGTTCGCCAACTCGAAATCGAAAACAAAGCCTTTCAG AAGGAGGTTGAGGAGCTGAGATACAAGCTTGCAAATGTTTCATCTACTAGTGGTGTGGAGAACAGTGCTCAGAAACTCAGAGAAAACTACCTGCAGAAGTTGACTTTCCTCGAAGATCAG GTTACGGTGTTGACGAGGAAGCTAGATGCTCAATCTCAACTCTCAacccaaagaagaagaggggaCGAGTCAGCAAAGCCGTTCCAGTTTGAGATTCAGAGATTGAAGGCTCAGAAG GTTCAAATGCAATGTAAGATGAAACTAGAATCTGTGCAGTTCAGATTGCATAAAGCTTTGTTGGACAAGGAAGTTCTTCAG CTCAAGAAAGAGAGTAGGAAGAATAAACATGAGATGCACAAGCTATTGGCCTCCAATCAAAGACTGAAGACT GTTTTGCGTCGAAAGACTGAAGAAGCATCTGTGGCTACTAAACAGCTGAGACGGCTCTTAGAATCTCGCAAGGCTTTGTTGCTAAAAAGAG GTGGCAAAAATGGGAATAATACAGCAACTCAG CTGGTGCAGGAAATTGACCATGAGGCTGAAGTCACAGAGCAGTTGAATGACCTATGTGCTATATATGAACGTCAAATAGAAGA GATGGTGGAGGAGGCTGAAAAGCTTAAAGATGAAGTAGAGGCACTGCAACAAGAAAAGTCAAG GTGCTCATGCCAGGAGAAAGAGGTTGACAGCTTTGAGAAGGATTTAGATATAACAGACCTGAAGGCTCAAGTAGTCAGCCTCAGTAGTATGGTTGAACAATTAAGATTGCACAAGGCTGAGCTTGATCATGGGAAGTCACAG GGCGTTAGGAGTCAGCATACTGCATCTGTTGGGAGCAGTTACAAGTTAGTGGAGGACATTAGTCCATCTGCATCAGAAAATTCCACAGTTGGAACATCTAAAACGGCAGCTCCAGTTTGCTGCTCATGCACTAAGAATTCTTTGTGCAAGACGATGAAATGCAAATGTCGATCCAAGGGTGGAAGCTGTGGTGCCTCATGTGGCTGTGCAGCATCCAAGTGCAGCAATAGGAAAGCAGTCCCAATCAAGTCGAGTGACTCGCCACTATCAGAGATTGCTAATGGCGTTCTGAATAGTTCAAACACCAGTGAAACAGTGAAGAGTAGCATAGAGGCTTCTGAAGGTGCAATGCTACTTCAGAGTGCACTAGTTCAGAAGCCTGCGAAACCCTTAACTGAAATTGGGAACATATTG GTGAGTACAAATGCTGCAAAACCTGGCCCAAGAAAAAAGGGGAGAAAGCCAGCGATTCAGCTTGTTACTGTAGACCCAATTTCCTCAGTGCCAGTAAATATGGAAGGAAATAACAAATAA